taggagacactggaagggtacttcggtcttttttcaaaaaaatcattcctttgccactgttatgctcccaaacccagctggtgctgtcactggcctgacaggagaaggggcagcagctcccagcactgcgGCTCCAGGCTCCGGGCGGCCACGCGccaggagacgctgccccgcgcggcaccagccgcctctcgccccctccctccccgcagggcccggacagccccggccccgcccccgcccctcagTTGCTCTCCTCTGCGCCAGTACGCATGCTCCAcgggaggaggcggcacttccggccctgtgagggggcggggcctgtgtgtccacggccaccgcccctggtgccgccggccccgcccccgctgggccctgccgcggcgccgttctcgaggccgcggagaagcagctgcggcagcggcgggtgtgcagggagcccggagcgacgctgcggcctgGCATGTGCTCGTGTGCgtggagcctgcggcggctgctgccagctggggccggggccggggagcgagggggagtggcgccgggctggcccagggctgcgggagttgtgctgcaggggagtgtcggcagggaaacgctgctgccggggtgctgctgccacagggccctgctctgccccggggcctagGCAAGTCTCCGCAAGGGGATGCAGGTGCACGTCACGGGAGCCCTGGGAGGCCAcggcctttttttcagcagtgggcgaacaacccagggcccatcacagcctttggcattatctgccgtgagcgggtggccctgaaattttgtctccatcagcagcccaagaaaggggccagaggggggatcccagagtgtccctctgccaggagacaatagagaagcgctggaggccggcccagaggagccacctgaccatagagatagGCTGTCCAGatgaccatagagatgggaagtgctttgcagactgtccctcgccatggagaccatggAGCCGGCGCGGGCGGAGCCaatcccagaaagtccccgagactcgtgaccctcctgaactcccgttctcaccgcgctttcctttccacccctttttCATCCCAcactacttccagtgctacctccaggagagaaacgtgacttgtcccagtttcctgcacatgttacgtagcacagcaaatacagcccttccctgtttctggggttcgaccacaggtgtgaaacactggtgctggctgacgttcaagatcttttcacgatacaaaaagcattcccggcttttacatttgtgatgcttttgcatgtagactgggcacctctctcacaaaatcctggacaaaccatttaaagactaacagccagggccttgtgctgccccagatctacacatcagcttgcagctagggcaccttcttcttgtgcccatgttatctgcagtctcgtagcaggcagaaatggcaataatgcagctatggagatgtttgtgcaatgcctgacaaagctcaaaaatgtttctcgacccaaataccttcctgccatccttaacatgagagtaatgtttgttgtgtaaaaggaggaaataggtcttgagatatttgagatcattatttggcttaaatatcccccagcttttttttacccttggacatgatgaagatgtgtttagtaatgtgtagcagatcctcacacaatggagttttgctcagcacaactgtcctgttcatggaccaccaacagaacagtggtcattgcccctgctatttagattgaATAAATAGTGCtattttctgtggatggttttgaaatggagggtagagcatatggcactgcctgtccaaccccagccacttttatgataaaggttggcagatggaaagtctgatcagaaaacaaaacaaaacaaaactgcctttgactctaggggatcactgacccaaacacttataaactctctgtatttgtattgcttaaatcaatagtggggaactagaaagatatgtgccaaagctggtccttcacgctgcaaccccaaagcctaagcctctgtgccctttgggaaccacaaggtgacggagaagcgggacctcaacatcaagaccaagtggctgcagcacctccaggacctGTGCTGTTAAAGGacactggatccagtggatttttgaataaagggattcctccttcctggtccgctggaagggagactgctgtggTTCCCTGTTCCCTGGTCatgccagcagcgagacggggcatgtacttccaagaggcatacacatactctgtacggacatggtcgaccaccaaaaaatcacctccagcaggggcacagtacctttacaggcaccacagagacatgagcagcactcataaacatgaacgatacaaacggcctggtcctgttcttgctcagcagctaatcagactcaaagcttgcaggagacctcacacgcaccctcacacgggtgtctctggtagctggctgccttgacgtctgcaagccttccacacatgtgCTCATGCAGAACAgtgagcacgctcacccagaaaagagctaggaaaaggatttaatacaatgataggctacaccgcagagaccaggtacacagcctggccagacaagtgtccttgccagcagcttgcttgcacatgattggccccttttattccctctgcctccattttcccatgctgcttcttccatgatccagcttgatccctccctttctccagctttatcccctttgaaataaacagcccatctccaagtatttttctttcattggtgccagttttactgcctatgtactcaagtttaatatttctggtactgttagctaggcaACCTCTGGCTCATacggtgcttctgatatcattacctcggtaccgctggtgctgcaagagtctactccccgaaggttCCCCAATACACGAGTTATGTGTgatgcttgtccttttctcatataactctcccttaaccaccgctgaaatccagccatcgctcaccgtgctgtctgtaacttggcagggtctcattctgttccctgcagtgtccagtgatttctcatagccactagtttctcacgccctgttcagttatctcaactctgaggcagagcctagtcgtctgcctgcatacgttaaccctgtgttgctggtggagctgtgggtctggatgggaagacccagggccaccacatccttcactgtggtgcacaaggactcagcccagagcaagatgactgagctgcccaagagcgcccaggtgctctgctgagctgagctttggtcacccaaaacgcCGTAGCTTCcttggggtcccacatgaggagtcaggctgcagagatgaactggacccagttttcctaaaaagagttcacccttatagaattccctttggaaatgggacgctcaagcacaaaatttaaagaagctgttaacagtaattctgctcctcagaagccctaacaaaatgaaatgctgattagaaacaactgcaaaggagtaaagcaatggcagtgctttcccttcccctgtgctttgtttttccctgtggactgcaaaataaaaggagaaaagggatctctgtgtgctgattatttttctaacagatgtttccttttatcaattgaacatgcttctgcccatccctttggcatgtaaagatatggatggagacagaagtgtaaaataaggggggaatatataatttcattgatggacaagaagaaaaaagtgtgatagaagcatacatagtttatttgaaataattctcaaacatgaaatactccttcaacaaagaaaaagaaggtagaaaatgcctaattatccaagaagaaatacattctttttttttttcccttcaggagaatgcatcctggagtcaccagtggagataaagcagggcttttaatagtggacaaactgacagtatcttatgaaaatatgcatttttaagaaatctccctccaaagtgaataataaaactatcatctgcatgctatcattgacaaatcagtgaggctgtcttcatcacactaatgaaactgagaagtgtattatggatttgaatccaatgaatttgagcccattgtagtgtctgagcttaattttcatgtttagcatcttctgttattcagtgaGAGAAGACATTTTGCGCTTTCCTCAAcaccccttggacattgtccccagagttttcagctaaatttcctgagatgacttatgaaaacttccttgtgtcagcatgcactggcagtctaagTCCCAGTCCCAGCAaagttggtgtgtgtgtgtgtgtgtgtgtgtgttcaacattttattaatattttttagatgttgtttataataaccccctgtaaccaagacacacaattcacattccttcctttcactactacaatccaatgagaaaataaatctcctgaggcacctgtatttaatagctatatatatgtgtgtgtgatacaacACTGAcatataattagaattgctgtcatgaaaagcatcatgaccgggggaaaagccaaacctttggacggccaagggcttcctccagggccagcttcacagtcttgtttctgagactgtagatgaaggggtttaagaatgggtacaggacagtgttcagcaaagctacaactgtgttggtctccaaggaaaccccttctgagggccgtgcatagagaacaatgcagcttccatagacaatggctaaggcagtgagatgggaagaacatgtagcaaaagctttcctcctcccagatgctgatggcatgtgcagaatacagtggaagatgcacatgtaggacaccatgattaaacataaggaacccagcactacaaatgatatgaaaatggagtctgctttccaaagcagggtggtgtcagagcaggacagtttgaataagggggagctgtcacaaaaaaaatgctggatcttgttggggccacagaaagtcagctttgagaggaggaccaggcggTAACtcaagagtgtgaagcctaggacccacgcagcaacaaccaggtgggtgcagagctgctgcttcatgatggcagcataatgcaaaggttggcagatggcaacatagcggtcaaaggacatgacaacaaggagagcgaactctgtAAAACCGAGGGCAACATAGAAATAGGACTGGGCAAAGCAGCTCtttaatgagattgttctccttccagagctcagaatcaccaacagtttgatggttgtggaggatgtgaaccagatttccaggaatgccagattgctgatgaaaaagtacatgggggtttgcaggcggtgatccacacacacgaggaaaatgatcattgtgttccctttCAGTGTTGTCAGATACATGAGTaaaaggatcagggagagaaacagctgtagcctttgatcaagccctgagaaaccctccaggatgaactcagcaaccgcagtttcatttcctgctcccatgcccaatttcagtacatcctgctgagacaggagcatgaagaagcaagtgtgagaatttcacagtctcaacgggagggtagatccttccttctttgctcccttgcttgcttcctatgtaacacagacagaaatattcctctcagccattcatcacacccagatttctctgcttcacattttactgagagtcctcagagattttactgtcttctttctaccttttccagacactcacaaaggattctttctcacgagcacagtattgtaaagaggttgtgaactatttcatgccatgcctgggaaattccctgttcacttggacctattgcaaacatccatcacatctgtgtttcaaaagccaaactAGCCTcccagcaaaaatacttactagtatctgcagatgccagtccatccatgtagataagcatgttgaaagttattccttctacttttcagtacttgccttttttgacttggaatgtctgtgaggctgttgctttcaaaacaagccggTACTGAGCatgtcttctgtaatcccctgctttcttccacagcttcttcctctctgtttctccagaaacattgaggaaacattggtattaaatgtcctgacctaaatgccttgctttccctttaggggaagggggaaatcttctcatcttaaaggacttaaaggctgtccttttgattatttgaaataagaagggtctggaacaacaacaacaacaaaaatactaagCCGGGTTATATTTTAGACATTGGGCACtttggtttgagcaagttagcttcctcccatcttgtcagtgcagagagagagaagagtgtctggaagagactggtaacacttctttcgcctgTCAATTATGGTCTGGGAGGATCCCGTCTCTAGAGCTCTCTTGACTATACAGGGAGCCAAAGAAAAATGagtacagacaccagctgctcacagacacctctaatgaagtcaatgaaatcactatttctgtctccaccctcttaattaatgtagtagctaatttctttttcaaaccaaagaacatgtccaacagaaggaagcccaagaaaaacataggcaataaatacagacattttccctccacctttgcatttggttttagacatataaaggaaaggagcagatgattccacaaataggatgcttcaatagtgcaagggcaggaggaggggatgatgggtttcaagcagtgaaacagaggttctccacagactgtgttcttagtctgctggctgtcagctaaaatcatgcttctcctgaatgtactttcttagaggaacctgcaaagctgccgagagcttacagcaaagcagcttctctgctcaccatgggggtaaccctcttgaacccttttatcaggttttggttggttcaaaggatttgctgtattcaggccccacatagccaaaaatggagaTACCCTATGCGATagtgactatggcagtgtgagatatgcaggtgaagaaggcttcttatggctttcccagagggtattctcaggatctagtgcaggcataagacacaggggtcagtgtgaaggagctcagcaacatagcggagaagggaacaaaggtcatgtttgaaggtagctggtgcccatgcaggttgctctcatcaaagggatgagaccacagaagaaagagtctctttactggggacagagggtaccttggtatatcagatggtggagctgagcaagaatagagatgccatcacccaatggataaagatgagcgtggagcccaaccagggcttcatacagATGGTACAGTGTgacaggttgcaaatggccccacagcaattgaaagacatcacaacaagcaggttgaaatcagctgtgcccaggaagatgaaaaggaaggtctggaaccggcaagcagctgtgggatggccttaatctccaagatgaggccgacaaactttttaggggcaaagggaaccaaatatctaagaaggagaagctgctggggaagagatacgctggtGTGGAACtgattgagccaaatgatggctatcatgaccatattccccatggcagtgagcagataaatcacccacggcagtgtgaagaagaggatttgcatttgaggagtgactgaaaaggccttcaggaagaatttgcttgctatggtacggttgggaggatccatttcagaacccagtcagttgaaggtgtgacaagggtaactaatgtcatgcatagtgaaattcgccttgctgccttcatcaactttcccttcccttttcctagtcctacttttctttcttgaggtgggagaccagaactgcacaagggattctcattttctctttgtttatatccaatgccgtgaaataaaggttgattcatcccacctgtctttagacacaggaaacaactctcctgcctcacttgcttgcagaggtaggccagagtgctagctaaaagccagtacttgtggcaaaagctttggaaatcaagttccaggtatgaaattcaggtttctcttacagtcataactgtggtgtgggtgggtaacaggctatcaggcctgtgcctgtgtgtgcactcagagcactcaagtcatgaatcccctgggtggtccaggaactccctcatctagtaatccacacaggtgagctgatgggcaggtttgagacaggggatggatttgaaactaggagattgactgaattCCTAACACCTTCCAAATtaggtgttggactgactggtgcagggcttctccaagtgggtatttcagacagttctagagatttccagaggCAGATCCTCCTGcgtctggaccaattcctgtgcttaaatgtggtgagtaccatctcaggtggagtatctggctgtttcagaatctctgcagcggttcctgctgcagaactgattaaattgtaaatacttaagacccttgaaaattgacagtagaaactgctcccgcaaatgaagaagcggccatgtaggacagtcttttatgcattcttaggagagttaggagatgctttggtatgtagtttgaggtaatcagtagcaatggctcatgcatatgctggagaggtcacacaggatcacaagccagctggattatacaaattccccaaaagaacagtttggggagttgcatctgatccagtggaagccactattggaaggaccctggcaaaggaggctGCCACCGCTACCTGGACAGTAACCAGCCATCCtgctcaagagatttgatgccccttgtgagtgttacctctgaaatgccaatagaggggcgtctgtgattcttttgcattcgggggttatttgcactgaactccaagagatcatcatttgtcaagtatgagaatttattagagataagaggtcataacaaaaagagctagaaatataacagaactgaaaaaatatatatacatatcagagctctacagttaatcaCAGATGCAAAATACAGCGACCGCTcttgccctttattggccacccttccggtacagtTTTGCCCGGATTCTCCTCCTCATGCCGTTGACATCCACAAGCCAGCTGacggtcggtcagagtccacaccaacttctgtggctaactcttttctatagcgagtccaAACAATGCCAGcgcacagttacacaaaggccgtatggcctcagtcaataacagcgtgcacatcaacaggtaacctagtgctcagcccacagcactgctcagttggcaacag
The DNA window shown above is from Apteryx mantelli isolate bAptMan1 chromosome 11, bAptMan1.hap1, whole genome shotgun sequence and carries:
- the LOC136993062 gene encoding olfactory receptor 6F1-like, translating into MLLSQQDVLKLGMGAGNETAVAEFILEGFSGLDQRLQLFLSLILLLMYLTTLKGNTMIIFLVCVDHRLQTPMYFFISNLAFLEIWFTSSTTIKLLVILSSGRRTISLKSCFAQSYFYVALGFTEFALLVVMSFDRYVAICQPLHYAAIMKQQLCTHLVVAAWVLGFTLLSYRLVLLSKLTFCGPNKIQHFFCDSSPLFKLSCSDTTLLWKADSIFISFVVLGSLCLIMVSYMCIFHCILHMPSASGRRKAFATCSSHLTALAIVYGSCIVLYARPSEGVSLETNTVVALLNTVLYPFLNPFIYSLRNKTVKLALEEALGRPKVWLFPRS